Part of the Trichoderma asperellum chromosome 1, complete sequence genome is shown below.
TCAAGCTACAACCCCAATCGGTTAACTTTCTCGAGATTAGCGATCCGAAGGCCGTATTGGAAAAAGCTTTTAGGAACTTTGCAACTTTAACAAAAGGCGATATTTTCAACTTTGAATACAACGATGACGTCTACGATGTTGCGGTTTTGGACGTTAAACCAGAGACGGACAAGATGGGCGTCAGTATGATTGAAACCGACGTATCGGTCGAATTTGCGGCGCCTGTTGGCTATGTTGAGCCTGAGAGGAAGAGCGGTACAAGCACACCACGGAGCACTATGGGAGGAGTGCCTGCCGGTGGTATCTTGCATAGTCAGGGGACCATGGCCCAGGCCATAAATTACAGCTCCATTGCTCCTTCAGTGACCAGCGTGCCGACCAATTTCCTTGGAGAAGGCCAGCGAGTTGCCAAGAAAGGCAGTAAGACTGCAACACCGAAGCCCGCCACGCCGGTGCCAGTAGAGACAACTGCGGTTCCAAAGAAACGAACCGGCGCCCCTGCACCCCTTCGCCTACCTCCCAACAAGCTTTTCTTCGGATATGAGCTAAAACCGTTGAAGACAGATGCGGAGAAGGAGCAAGAGAAGGTGGCGAAACCTCACTTTGCGGGCCAAGGACAGAGTTTGCGTGGAACTGTTAAGAGAAAGGGAGACGCTGATGATAAGTCCAGAGCCCCAGATAAGAAGGGACCAAGTGATGGCAACAGACTAGATGGTCGATCACCACGATAAGGGAGAGGTTTCTTGATGTTGGTATTTTAATCCATGCAGTTGCGGCGTTGGGGCTGGGAACTTTGTAGCTCACGGTTGGTTTGATGGAAATGCTTGCAGAATAGAAATTCTAGTACGTCTATccatttttaataaaatgaCACTGTAATTTTAAAtcatctctcatctcatttgGTGGGATCTCTGCGAACCATATATCTTCgacgaagaaagaaatgctCTCATTTGCCAACGACATAGGCAAGCATGGCCTTTTTTATACGTCCAGCT
Proteins encoded:
- a CDS encoding uncharacterized protein (BUSCO:EOG092D3D9K), producing the protein MSGFGFDPYGMARHGRRPIIQRFDEYYRCYPVIMAPGSERPELNYGSKIILPPSALDKVSKLHVQWPLLMEMINGEKGKHSHAGVLEFIAEEGRAYIPQWMMVTLGLDVGDMIQIRTTSLELARMVKLQPQSVNFLEISDPKAVLEKAFRNFATLTKGDIFNFEYNDDVYDVAVLDVKPETDKMGVSMIETDVSVEFAAPVGYVEPERKSGTSTPRSTMGGVPAGGILHSQGTMAQAINYSSIAPSVTSVPTNFLGEGQRVAKKGSKTATPKPATPVPVETTAVPKKRTGAPAPLRLPPNKLFFGYELKPLKTDAEKEQEKVAKPHFAGQGQSLRGTVKRKGDADDKSRAPDKKGPSDGNRLDGRSPR